A part of Anolis sagrei isolate rAnoSag1 chromosome 3, rAnoSag1.mat, whole genome shotgun sequence genomic DNA contains:
- the HABP2 gene encoding hyaluronan-binding protein 2 isoform X4, which yields MVNCFVYLPVLSLIVFVGNTPVCFCGILSWLEQLTGTSTADDYYYEYGTEYAQAAENDSGLDFDATDPDWFHDYLDYDVENPCDAKPCQNNGICERNRNSYTCRCPKPYTGSKCENVLNTCKRINCNRGDCLVTVRAPYYRCSCRHPYKESFCDKTQSPCQPNPCKNGGTCQRHRIRSKFNCKCPESFKGRFCEIGTEDCFEENGITYRGNVSQTILHKTCLHWNSHRLLEKNYNAFMEHADYHGLGDHNFCRNPDGDERPWCFITTINKLKWDFCDISPCPASAELSKNIALSTTSPTVDNMPRTCGKPETRSPIKRIYGGTKTKAGKHPWQASLQRKFSLNPFWQKGHYCGGTLIESCWVLTAAHCVLRTNAHTLQVALGKQDLNSREYHEQKFDVEKIIKHGHYTERDDIPYNDIALLKLKPKYGHCAVETKYIKSVCLPDSIFPDNTDCYISGWGETETGESSHQLLDARVKLISQMRCNAPSAYNNRLDESMLCAGNLQRTRADTCQGDSGGPLTCVKNGSYYLYGIVSWGDQCGLKNKPGVYTRVTRFLNWVRTKIQEESD from the exons GTACATCAACAGCAGATGATTATTACTATGAATACGGCACTGAATATGCACAGGCAGCAGAGAATGATTCTGGACTTGATTTTGATGCCACAGATCCTGACTGGTTTCATGACTACTTGGATTATGATG TAGAAAATCCTTGTGATGCCAAGCCATGccagaataatgggatttgtgaAAGGAACAGAAACAGCTATACATGTCGCTGCCCCAAACCATACACAGGATCTAAATGTGAGAATG TTCTAAATACATGTAAAAGAATAAATTGCAATAGAGGAGACTGCCTTGTAACTGTAAGAGCGCCTTACTATCGATGCAGTTGCCGACATCCCTACAAAGAATCATTTTGTGACAAAA CACAATCGCCTTGCCAACCAAATCCTTGCAAAAATGGAGGCACTTGTCAAAGGCATCGAATAAGATCCAAGTTCAATTGCAAGTGCCCTGAGTCATTTAAAGGAAGGTTTTGTGAAATAG GAACTGAAGACTGTTTTGAAGAAAATGGGATTACCTACAGAGGAAATGTTAGTCAGACAATACTTCACAAAACGTGCCTTCACTGGAATTCCCATCGTCTCTTGGAAAAGAATTACAATGCATTTATGGAACATGCTGACTATCATGGCCTTGGTGACCATAACTTCTGCAG GAATCCAGATGGTGATGAAAGACCTTGGTGCTTTATCACTACAATTAACAAATTGAAATGGGACTTCTGTGATATCTCCCCATGCCCGGCATCAG CAGAGTTATCTAAGAATATAGCCTTATCCACCACGAGCCCTACAGTGGATAACATGCCCAGAACATGTGGAAAACCAGAGACAAGAAGTCCAATAAAGCGAATCTATGGTGGTACCAAGACAAAGGCAGGGAAGCATCCATGGCAAGCTTCTCTTCAGAGAAAATTTTCATTGAATCCTTTTTGGCAAAAGGGACATTACTGTGGAGGAACACTGATCGAGTCATGTTGGGTCCTGACTGCTGCACATTGTGTTCT AAGAACAAATGCACATACCCTCCAAGTGGCCCTTGGAAAACAAGATCTCAATAGCAGGGAGTATCATGAACAGAAGTTTGATGTAGAAAAGATAATTAAACATGGACACTATACAGAACGTGATGACATCCCATACAATGACATTG CTTTGTTGAAACTGAAACCGAAATATGGCCATTGTGCAGTGGAAACAAAATACATCAAGTCAGTGTGCTTACCAGATTCAATATTTCCAGACAATACTGACTGCTACATATCAGGATGGGGAGAGACAGAAACAG GTGAATCATCTCATCAGCTGTTAGATGCCAGAGTAAAGCTGATTTCCCAGATGCGGTGTAACGCACCAAGTGCATATAATAACAGACTGGATGAAAGCATGCTTTGTGCAGGAAATCTTCAGAGAACAAGAGCTGATACTTGTCAG GGAGATTCAGGTGGTCCTCTAACCTGTGTAAAAAATGGATCTTATTACCTCTATGGAATAGTGAGCTGGGGAGACCAatgtggattaaaaaataaaccagGGGTTTATACCCGTGTGACAAGATTTCTTAACTGGGTTCGTACAAAAATTCAAGAGGAATCCGATTAA
- the HABP2 gene encoding hyaluronan-binding protein 2 isoform X1, which produces MVNCFVYLPVLSLIVFVGNTPVCFCGILSWLEQLTGTSTADDYYYEYGTEYAQAAENDSGLDFDATDPDWFHDYLDYDGILLVTLCVENPCDAKPCQNNGICERNRNSYTCRCPKPYTGSKCENVLNTCKRINCNRGDCLVTVRAPYYRCSCRHPYKESFCDKTQSPCQPNPCKNGGTCQRHRIRSKFNCKCPESFKGRFCEIGTEDCFEENGITYRGNVSQTILHKTCLHWNSHRLLEKNYNAFMEHADYHGLGDHNFCRNPDGDERPWCFITTINKLKWDFCDISPCPASAELSKNIALSTTSPTVDNMPRTCGKPETRSPIKRIYGGTKTKAGKHPWQASLQRKFSLNPFWQKGHYCGGTLIESCWVLTAAHCVLRTNAHTLQVALGKQDLNSREYHEQKFDVEKIIKHGHYTERDDIPYNDIALLKLKPKYGHCAVETKYIKSVCLPDSIFPDNTDCYISGWGETETGESSHQLLDARVKLISQMRCNAPSAYNNRLDESMLCAGNLQRTRADTCQGDSGGPLTCVKNGSYYLYGIVSWGDQCGLKNKPGVYTRVTRFLNWVRTKIQEESD; this is translated from the exons GTACATCAACAGCAGATGATTATTACTATGAATACGGCACTGAATATGCACAGGCAGCAGAGAATGATTCTGGACTTGATTTTGATGCCACAGATCCTGACTGGTTTCATGACTACTTGGATTATGATGGTATTTTATTGGTCACACTTTGTG TAGAAAATCCTTGTGATGCCAAGCCATGccagaataatgggatttgtgaAAGGAACAGAAACAGCTATACATGTCGCTGCCCCAAACCATACACAGGATCTAAATGTGAGAATG TTCTAAATACATGTAAAAGAATAAATTGCAATAGAGGAGACTGCCTTGTAACTGTAAGAGCGCCTTACTATCGATGCAGTTGCCGACATCCCTACAAAGAATCATTTTGTGACAAAA CACAATCGCCTTGCCAACCAAATCCTTGCAAAAATGGAGGCACTTGTCAAAGGCATCGAATAAGATCCAAGTTCAATTGCAAGTGCCCTGAGTCATTTAAAGGAAGGTTTTGTGAAATAG GAACTGAAGACTGTTTTGAAGAAAATGGGATTACCTACAGAGGAAATGTTAGTCAGACAATACTTCACAAAACGTGCCTTCACTGGAATTCCCATCGTCTCTTGGAAAAGAATTACAATGCATTTATGGAACATGCTGACTATCATGGCCTTGGTGACCATAACTTCTGCAG GAATCCAGATGGTGATGAAAGACCTTGGTGCTTTATCACTACAATTAACAAATTGAAATGGGACTTCTGTGATATCTCCCCATGCCCGGCATCAG CAGAGTTATCTAAGAATATAGCCTTATCCACCACGAGCCCTACAGTGGATAACATGCCCAGAACATGTGGAAAACCAGAGACAAGAAGTCCAATAAAGCGAATCTATGGTGGTACCAAGACAAAGGCAGGGAAGCATCCATGGCAAGCTTCTCTTCAGAGAAAATTTTCATTGAATCCTTTTTGGCAAAAGGGACATTACTGTGGAGGAACACTGATCGAGTCATGTTGGGTCCTGACTGCTGCACATTGTGTTCT AAGAACAAATGCACATACCCTCCAAGTGGCCCTTGGAAAACAAGATCTCAATAGCAGGGAGTATCATGAACAGAAGTTTGATGTAGAAAAGATAATTAAACATGGACACTATACAGAACGTGATGACATCCCATACAATGACATTG CTTTGTTGAAACTGAAACCGAAATATGGCCATTGTGCAGTGGAAACAAAATACATCAAGTCAGTGTGCTTACCAGATTCAATATTTCCAGACAATACTGACTGCTACATATCAGGATGGGGAGAGACAGAAACAG GTGAATCATCTCATCAGCTGTTAGATGCCAGAGTAAAGCTGATTTCCCAGATGCGGTGTAACGCACCAAGTGCATATAATAACAGACTGGATGAAAGCATGCTTTGTGCAGGAAATCTTCAGAGAACAAGAGCTGATACTTGTCAG GGAGATTCAGGTGGTCCTCTAACCTGTGTAAAAAATGGATCTTATTACCTCTATGGAATAGTGAGCTGGGGAGACCAatgtggattaaaaaataaaccagGGGTTTATACCCGTGTGACAAGATTTCTTAACTGGGTTCGTACAAAAATTCAAGAGGAATCCGATTAA
- the HABP2 gene encoding hyaluronan-binding protein 2 isoform X2 has translation MVNCFVYLPVLSLIVFVGNTPVCFCGILSWLEQLTGTSTADDYYYEYGTEYAQAAENDSGLDFDATDPDWFHDYLDYDGILLVTLCENPCDAKPCQNNGICERNRNSYTCRCPKPYTGSKCENVLNTCKRINCNRGDCLVTVRAPYYRCSCRHPYKESFCDKTQSPCQPNPCKNGGTCQRHRIRSKFNCKCPESFKGRFCEIGTEDCFEENGITYRGNVSQTILHKTCLHWNSHRLLEKNYNAFMEHADYHGLGDHNFCRNPDGDERPWCFITTINKLKWDFCDISPCPASAELSKNIALSTTSPTVDNMPRTCGKPETRSPIKRIYGGTKTKAGKHPWQASLQRKFSLNPFWQKGHYCGGTLIESCWVLTAAHCVLRTNAHTLQVALGKQDLNSREYHEQKFDVEKIIKHGHYTERDDIPYNDIALLKLKPKYGHCAVETKYIKSVCLPDSIFPDNTDCYISGWGETETGESSHQLLDARVKLISQMRCNAPSAYNNRLDESMLCAGNLQRTRADTCQGDSGGPLTCVKNGSYYLYGIVSWGDQCGLKNKPGVYTRVTRFLNWVRTKIQEESD, from the exons GTACATCAACAGCAGATGATTATTACTATGAATACGGCACTGAATATGCACAGGCAGCAGAGAATGATTCTGGACTTGATTTTGATGCCACAGATCCTGACTGGTTTCATGACTACTTGGATTATGATGGTATTTTATTGGTCACACTTTGTG AAAATCCTTGTGATGCCAAGCCATGccagaataatgggatttgtgaAAGGAACAGAAACAGCTATACATGTCGCTGCCCCAAACCATACACAGGATCTAAATGTGAGAATG TTCTAAATACATGTAAAAGAATAAATTGCAATAGAGGAGACTGCCTTGTAACTGTAAGAGCGCCTTACTATCGATGCAGTTGCCGACATCCCTACAAAGAATCATTTTGTGACAAAA CACAATCGCCTTGCCAACCAAATCCTTGCAAAAATGGAGGCACTTGTCAAAGGCATCGAATAAGATCCAAGTTCAATTGCAAGTGCCCTGAGTCATTTAAAGGAAGGTTTTGTGAAATAG GAACTGAAGACTGTTTTGAAGAAAATGGGATTACCTACAGAGGAAATGTTAGTCAGACAATACTTCACAAAACGTGCCTTCACTGGAATTCCCATCGTCTCTTGGAAAAGAATTACAATGCATTTATGGAACATGCTGACTATCATGGCCTTGGTGACCATAACTTCTGCAG GAATCCAGATGGTGATGAAAGACCTTGGTGCTTTATCACTACAATTAACAAATTGAAATGGGACTTCTGTGATATCTCCCCATGCCCGGCATCAG CAGAGTTATCTAAGAATATAGCCTTATCCACCACGAGCCCTACAGTGGATAACATGCCCAGAACATGTGGAAAACCAGAGACAAGAAGTCCAATAAAGCGAATCTATGGTGGTACCAAGACAAAGGCAGGGAAGCATCCATGGCAAGCTTCTCTTCAGAGAAAATTTTCATTGAATCCTTTTTGGCAAAAGGGACATTACTGTGGAGGAACACTGATCGAGTCATGTTGGGTCCTGACTGCTGCACATTGTGTTCT AAGAACAAATGCACATACCCTCCAAGTGGCCCTTGGAAAACAAGATCTCAATAGCAGGGAGTATCATGAACAGAAGTTTGATGTAGAAAAGATAATTAAACATGGACACTATACAGAACGTGATGACATCCCATACAATGACATTG CTTTGTTGAAACTGAAACCGAAATATGGCCATTGTGCAGTGGAAACAAAATACATCAAGTCAGTGTGCTTACCAGATTCAATATTTCCAGACAATACTGACTGCTACATATCAGGATGGGGAGAGACAGAAACAG GTGAATCATCTCATCAGCTGTTAGATGCCAGAGTAAAGCTGATTTCCCAGATGCGGTGTAACGCACCAAGTGCATATAATAACAGACTGGATGAAAGCATGCTTTGTGCAGGAAATCTTCAGAGAACAAGAGCTGATACTTGTCAG GGAGATTCAGGTGGTCCTCTAACCTGTGTAAAAAATGGATCTTATTACCTCTATGGAATAGTGAGCTGGGGAGACCAatgtggattaaaaaataaaccagGGGTTTATACCCGTGTGACAAGATTTCTTAACTGGGTTCGTACAAAAATTCAAGAGGAATCCGATTAA
- the HABP2 gene encoding hyaluronan-binding protein 2 isoform X3, translating into MVNCFVYLPVLSLIVFVGNTPVCFCGILSWLEQLTGTSTADDYYYEYGTEYAQAAENDSGLDFDATDPDWFHDYLDYDGILLVTLCVENPCDAKPCQNNGICERNRNSYTCRCPKPYTGSKCENVLNTCKRINCNRGDCLVTVRAPYYRCSCRHPYKESFCDKTQSPCQPNPCKNGGTCQRHRIRSKFNCKCPESFKGRFCEIGTEDCFEENGITYRGNVSQTILHKTCLHWNSHRLLEKNYNAFMEHADYHGLGDHNFCRNPDGDERPWCFITTINKLKWDFCDISPCPASELSKNIALSTTSPTVDNMPRTCGKPETRSPIKRIYGGTKTKAGKHPWQASLQRKFSLNPFWQKGHYCGGTLIESCWVLTAAHCVLRTNAHTLQVALGKQDLNSREYHEQKFDVEKIIKHGHYTERDDIPYNDIALLKLKPKYGHCAVETKYIKSVCLPDSIFPDNTDCYISGWGETETGESSHQLLDARVKLISQMRCNAPSAYNNRLDESMLCAGNLQRTRADTCQGDSGGPLTCVKNGSYYLYGIVSWGDQCGLKNKPGVYTRVTRFLNWVRTKIQEESD; encoded by the exons GTACATCAACAGCAGATGATTATTACTATGAATACGGCACTGAATATGCACAGGCAGCAGAGAATGATTCTGGACTTGATTTTGATGCCACAGATCCTGACTGGTTTCATGACTACTTGGATTATGATGGTATTTTATTGGTCACACTTTGTG TAGAAAATCCTTGTGATGCCAAGCCATGccagaataatgggatttgtgaAAGGAACAGAAACAGCTATACATGTCGCTGCCCCAAACCATACACAGGATCTAAATGTGAGAATG TTCTAAATACATGTAAAAGAATAAATTGCAATAGAGGAGACTGCCTTGTAACTGTAAGAGCGCCTTACTATCGATGCAGTTGCCGACATCCCTACAAAGAATCATTTTGTGACAAAA CACAATCGCCTTGCCAACCAAATCCTTGCAAAAATGGAGGCACTTGTCAAAGGCATCGAATAAGATCCAAGTTCAATTGCAAGTGCCCTGAGTCATTTAAAGGAAGGTTTTGTGAAATAG GAACTGAAGACTGTTTTGAAGAAAATGGGATTACCTACAGAGGAAATGTTAGTCAGACAATACTTCACAAAACGTGCCTTCACTGGAATTCCCATCGTCTCTTGGAAAAGAATTACAATGCATTTATGGAACATGCTGACTATCATGGCCTTGGTGACCATAACTTCTGCAG GAATCCAGATGGTGATGAAAGACCTTGGTGCTTTATCACTACAATTAACAAATTGAAATGGGACTTCTGTGATATCTCCCCATGCCCGGCATCAG AGTTATCTAAGAATATAGCCTTATCCACCACGAGCCCTACAGTGGATAACATGCCCAGAACATGTGGAAAACCAGAGACAAGAAGTCCAATAAAGCGAATCTATGGTGGTACCAAGACAAAGGCAGGGAAGCATCCATGGCAAGCTTCTCTTCAGAGAAAATTTTCATTGAATCCTTTTTGGCAAAAGGGACATTACTGTGGAGGAACACTGATCGAGTCATGTTGGGTCCTGACTGCTGCACATTGTGTTCT AAGAACAAATGCACATACCCTCCAAGTGGCCCTTGGAAAACAAGATCTCAATAGCAGGGAGTATCATGAACAGAAGTTTGATGTAGAAAAGATAATTAAACATGGACACTATACAGAACGTGATGACATCCCATACAATGACATTG CTTTGTTGAAACTGAAACCGAAATATGGCCATTGTGCAGTGGAAACAAAATACATCAAGTCAGTGTGCTTACCAGATTCAATATTTCCAGACAATACTGACTGCTACATATCAGGATGGGGAGAGACAGAAACAG GTGAATCATCTCATCAGCTGTTAGATGCCAGAGTAAAGCTGATTTCCCAGATGCGGTGTAACGCACCAAGTGCATATAATAACAGACTGGATGAAAGCATGCTTTGTGCAGGAAATCTTCAGAGAACAAGAGCTGATACTTGTCAG GGAGATTCAGGTGGTCCTCTAACCTGTGTAAAAAATGGATCTTATTACCTCTATGGAATAGTGAGCTGGGGAGACCAatgtggattaaaaaataaaccagGGGTTTATACCCGTGTGACAAGATTTCTTAACTGGGTTCGTACAAAAATTCAAGAGGAATCCGATTAA
- the HABP2 gene encoding hyaluronan-binding protein 2 isoform X5: MVNCFVYLPVLSLIVFVGNTPVCFCGILSWLEQLTGTSTADDYYYEYGTEYAQAAENDSGLDFDATDPDWFHDYLDYDENPCDAKPCQNNGICERNRNSYTCRCPKPYTGSKCENVLNTCKRINCNRGDCLVTVRAPYYRCSCRHPYKESFCDKTQSPCQPNPCKNGGTCQRHRIRSKFNCKCPESFKGRFCEIGTEDCFEENGITYRGNVSQTILHKTCLHWNSHRLLEKNYNAFMEHADYHGLGDHNFCRNPDGDERPWCFITTINKLKWDFCDISPCPASAELSKNIALSTTSPTVDNMPRTCGKPETRSPIKRIYGGTKTKAGKHPWQASLQRKFSLNPFWQKGHYCGGTLIESCWVLTAAHCVLRTNAHTLQVALGKQDLNSREYHEQKFDVEKIIKHGHYTERDDIPYNDIALLKLKPKYGHCAVETKYIKSVCLPDSIFPDNTDCYISGWGETETGESSHQLLDARVKLISQMRCNAPSAYNNRLDESMLCAGNLQRTRADTCQGDSGGPLTCVKNGSYYLYGIVSWGDQCGLKNKPGVYTRVTRFLNWVRTKIQEESD; encoded by the exons GTACATCAACAGCAGATGATTATTACTATGAATACGGCACTGAATATGCACAGGCAGCAGAGAATGATTCTGGACTTGATTTTGATGCCACAGATCCTGACTGGTTTCATGACTACTTGGATTATGATG AAAATCCTTGTGATGCCAAGCCATGccagaataatgggatttgtgaAAGGAACAGAAACAGCTATACATGTCGCTGCCCCAAACCATACACAGGATCTAAATGTGAGAATG TTCTAAATACATGTAAAAGAATAAATTGCAATAGAGGAGACTGCCTTGTAACTGTAAGAGCGCCTTACTATCGATGCAGTTGCCGACATCCCTACAAAGAATCATTTTGTGACAAAA CACAATCGCCTTGCCAACCAAATCCTTGCAAAAATGGAGGCACTTGTCAAAGGCATCGAATAAGATCCAAGTTCAATTGCAAGTGCCCTGAGTCATTTAAAGGAAGGTTTTGTGAAATAG GAACTGAAGACTGTTTTGAAGAAAATGGGATTACCTACAGAGGAAATGTTAGTCAGACAATACTTCACAAAACGTGCCTTCACTGGAATTCCCATCGTCTCTTGGAAAAGAATTACAATGCATTTATGGAACATGCTGACTATCATGGCCTTGGTGACCATAACTTCTGCAG GAATCCAGATGGTGATGAAAGACCTTGGTGCTTTATCACTACAATTAACAAATTGAAATGGGACTTCTGTGATATCTCCCCATGCCCGGCATCAG CAGAGTTATCTAAGAATATAGCCTTATCCACCACGAGCCCTACAGTGGATAACATGCCCAGAACATGTGGAAAACCAGAGACAAGAAGTCCAATAAAGCGAATCTATGGTGGTACCAAGACAAAGGCAGGGAAGCATCCATGGCAAGCTTCTCTTCAGAGAAAATTTTCATTGAATCCTTTTTGGCAAAAGGGACATTACTGTGGAGGAACACTGATCGAGTCATGTTGGGTCCTGACTGCTGCACATTGTGTTCT AAGAACAAATGCACATACCCTCCAAGTGGCCCTTGGAAAACAAGATCTCAATAGCAGGGAGTATCATGAACAGAAGTTTGATGTAGAAAAGATAATTAAACATGGACACTATACAGAACGTGATGACATCCCATACAATGACATTG CTTTGTTGAAACTGAAACCGAAATATGGCCATTGTGCAGTGGAAACAAAATACATCAAGTCAGTGTGCTTACCAGATTCAATATTTCCAGACAATACTGACTGCTACATATCAGGATGGGGAGAGACAGAAACAG GTGAATCATCTCATCAGCTGTTAGATGCCAGAGTAAAGCTGATTTCCCAGATGCGGTGTAACGCACCAAGTGCATATAATAACAGACTGGATGAAAGCATGCTTTGTGCAGGAAATCTTCAGAGAACAAGAGCTGATACTTGTCAG GGAGATTCAGGTGGTCCTCTAACCTGTGTAAAAAATGGATCTTATTACCTCTATGGAATAGTGAGCTGGGGAGACCAatgtggattaaaaaataaaccagGGGTTTATACCCGTGTGACAAGATTTCTTAACTGGGTTCGTACAAAAATTCAAGAGGAATCCGATTAA